A single Roseinatronobacter monicus DNA region contains:
- a CDS encoding IS630 family transposase (programmed frameshift) translates to MGAALALRTDYDGMKLRELARKTKDANQARRLLALAEIYDGGRRSDAARIGGVGLQIVRDWVERFNARGPDGLINGKAPGQQSKLNDEQRRALAAIVESGPTLSVHGVVRWRLSDLRKWIADTFGISLHETSISRELRALGYVKLTARPRHHAQDTAALEDFKKGFAAAVAKLRARLLQGTVIEVWFQDEARVGQKNKITRRWAKRGTRPSAPHDQRTSSSYIFGAICPALGKAAGLVLPACNTEAMALHLAEISQTVAPKAHGAVLVDQAAWHMTDKLVIPDNITIIPIPAKCPELNPVENIWQFMRDNWLSNLIFETYEDIVDHCCKAWNKLVSMPDTITSIGTRDWAQEF, encoded by the exons ATGGGCGCAGCGCTCGCGTTACGGACAGACTACGACGGCATGAAGTTGAGAGAACTTGCGCGAAAGACAAAGGATGCCAACCAAGCCCGCAGGCTTTTGGCGCTGGCGGAGATCTATGATGGCGGTCGGCGCAGCGATGCTGCTCGGATTGGTGGTGTTGGCCTACAAATTGTCCGTGACTGGGTGGAGCGGTTTAATGCCCGCGGGCCTGACGGCTTGATCAACGGCAAAGCTCCTGGTCAGCAGTCTAAGCTTAACGATGAGCAGCGCAGGGCGCTTGCTGCAATTGTTGAGAGCGGTCCGACCTTATCGGTCCATGGGGTCGTCCGCTGGCGCCTGAGTGATCTGAGGAAATGGATTGCAGACACATTTGGGATTTCACTTCACGAGACGTCGATAAGCCGGGAACTCAGGGCGCTTGGTTATGTCAAACTCACAGCACGCCCGCGCCATCACGCGCAAGATACAGCCGCACTGGAGGACTTT AAAAAAGGGTTTGCAGCCGCAGTAGCAAAGCTCCGCGCACGGCTCCTGCAAGGCACTGTGATCGAAGTCTGGTTCCAAGATGAAGCGCGTGTCGGCCAGAAAAACAAGATCACGCGCCGATGGGCGAAGCGCGGTACGCGACCTTCCGCCCCACATGATCAGCGCACGAGTTCAAGCTACATCTTTGGAGCGATTTGCCCAGCCCTCGGGAAAGCTGCAGGTCTTGTGCTGCCAGCGTGCAATACCGAAGCGATGGCCCTGCATCTTGCTGAAATCTCCCAAACTGTCGCACCCAAAGCACATGGGGCTGTGCTCGTGGATCAAGCCGCATGGCACATGACTGACAAGCTGGTCATTCCGGACAACATCACCATCATCCCGATCCCCGCAAAATGCCCAGAACTCAATCCAGTCGAAAACATCTGGCAATTCATGCGAGACAACTGGCTATCAAACCTCATCTTCGAAACCTATGAAGACATCGTAGATCATTGCTGCAAGGCTTGGAACAAATTGGTCAGCATGCCCGACACAATCACCTCCATTGGAACCCGCGACTGGGCTCAAGAGTTCTGA
- a CDS encoding IS110 family transposase: MTSKISILAIDLAKGSFQVCAVGPDGVVVFNRAMSRARLAALLAEQPACIVAMEACATSHHWGRFAQSHGHEVRLVPAAYVKPFVKRQKNDRADAEAIAEAAMRPTMRFVAVKSAATQGRAVAFRTHQCMVRQRTQLINALRGHLAEFGLVAPKGPASLKLLENALADESTDLPEAVRHMGSIYVEQIARLTKVIDRLASELETSSKTDVQLRRLCTIPGIGPVTAGAVAAFAPDLDTFDSGRNFAAWLGLVPRQRSTGGKARLGSVSKMGQTDIRRLLIVGAMSVIRWVVRKGGSSNRWLAALVARKPKMVAAVALANKMARMIWAISTKQENYRMA; the protein is encoded by the coding sequence ATGACATCAAAGATCAGTATTTTGGCGATCGACTTGGCAAAAGGCAGCTTTCAAGTCTGTGCTGTTGGGCCAGATGGGGTGGTTGTATTCAACCGCGCTATGTCGCGAGCACGGTTGGCGGCGCTACTTGCTGAGCAACCAGCGTGCATTGTAGCGATGGAGGCCTGCGCGACGTCGCACCATTGGGGCCGGTTTGCGCAAAGTCACGGTCATGAGGTTCGGCTCGTGCCAGCTGCTTACGTGAAGCCGTTTGTTAAACGCCAGAAAAATGACCGTGCGGACGCTGAGGCCATTGCGGAGGCTGCCATGCGCCCGACCATGCGGTTCGTGGCAGTAAAGAGCGCTGCAACCCAAGGCCGTGCTGTAGCGTTCCGAACGCATCAATGTATGGTTCGACAGCGGACGCAGCTTATCAACGCTCTTCGCGGTCATTTGGCTGAATTTGGGTTGGTAGCACCCAAAGGACCAGCAAGCCTCAAACTGCTTGAGAATGCGCTTGCTGATGAGAGCACAGACCTACCTGAAGCAGTTCGACACATGGGATCGATCTATGTCGAGCAGATCGCTCGACTCACCAAAGTCATTGACCGGCTTGCAAGTGAGTTGGAAACCTCATCAAAGACAGATGTGCAACTGCGCAGGCTTTGCACCATTCCAGGGATTGGTCCTGTCACCGCAGGTGCTGTCGCGGCATTCGCGCCTGATCTTGATACGTTTGACAGTGGCCGCAATTTCGCCGCTTGGCTGGGCTTGGTGCCCCGACAAAGGTCAACAGGCGGAAAGGCCAGACTGGGATCGGTCAGCAAGATGGGGCAAACCGATATCCGTCGATTGCTTATCGTTGGCGCCATGAGCGTGATCCGCTGGGTGGTTCGCAAAGGCGGCAGCTCGAACCGCTGGCTGGCCGCACTTGTGGCGCGCAAGCCGAAGATGGTTGCCGCGGTTGCATTGGCGAACAAGATGGCGCGGATGATCTGGGCAATTTCGACCAAGCAGGAGAATTATCGAATGGCGTGA